The DNA segment CCAGGAAGCCCTGGAAGGCCAGGAACGCCTCCTCCCGGTTCCCCAGCAGGAAATTCCGGCCGCTTTGCGTCAGTATTTCGAGCTGGAACGTGAGCGATTGCTCCAGACGCGCATTCTGGAAGTGCTGGCACCGCTCTACGAACAGGCCCGCTTCGAGGAAGAGCGGCGCGTTGAGGCCGTGCAGGTAGTTGACCCGGCCGTTCCTCCAGTTAAAAAAGCCTGGCCACGCCGGTCGCTTATCGTGCTGGGCATCACCCTGGCTGCGCTTGCCCTGAGCATTCTGTTCGTGCTGGCCCACGCCTGGTGGCAGACGCAGCGCGAATTACTTCGTCAGCATGTATTCCAGCCTCCAACGGCTACTTCTTCCAGCCCCCAGCCTCAATCTGCCGAGCAAGCGTAACTTTTACGCCATTTATTTCGTATTTTTTTAGTATCTGGGTTCCCCTCTAAACCATCAGGACAGGCTATGTGGCTGCTCGTTGCTCTGGCGCTGCTACTCGCCTCGCCCTCCGACTCAACCCGACGCAACGAGATCGTTCCCGGACTGCACCTGAGTACCAGCCGGTGCGAAGCGCTCTGGGAGCTGGACTGTCGGCGCCCACGACCACTGGCCGCCTTTGCCGGCGATTTTCCCCATCGCTGGCCCTTCCGCGAAACCGCCCTGTACCGCTCGCTGCCAGGCCTCCGTTACAACCGTGTAGAGGGGCTGGTGTTGGGACTGGGCACCGAACCGCTGGAATGGACCGAGTACGACCGCGTGCGGCTGCTCGGACAACTGGCCTATGCCTTTGCGTTGCGTCGCTGGCGCTACGAAGTTGGCGCCGAAACGGTGCTCAATCCGGCCCGCCATGAAGCGTTCTACCTCAAGCTGGGCGGTGGCTACTATCGCACCACCCGCACCGACGACCTGTGGAAAACCACCCCGCTGGAAAACACGCTGGCCGCCTTCTTTTTCGGCAATGATTTCTATGCGCTCTACTACGAAACCGAAGGCTGGCAGCTCTACGCTGTGCAACGCCTGACGCGCTACGCACAACTGGGCCTGGGCTTCCGCGCCGAAGCCCACCGGGCGCTCTCTCAGAAAACCCGCTGGGCGCTGTTCGCCCGCCAGGCGGCGGACTTTAACCTGCCTGCACGGGAAGGCCGCCGGCATGCCCTCGTGCTGACGCTGGACGCCGGCCGCATTCTGGCCTACAAAGACCTGCCAACCGGATGGGCCCTCCGTCTCCAGGCAGAGCTGGGACGCCACCTGGGAGGTGAGCTTCTCTACAACCGCTATGTAGCTGACGGGCGCCTTTACCTCCCAATGGGCCACTACAGCCGACTGAACCTGCGGGTGCGTGGCGGATGGGCCGACGCCACCGCCCCTATCCAGCAGCAATTCTTCCTGGGCGGTATCGGGTCGGTGCGGGGCTATGCGCAGAATGCATACGTTGGCACGCGCATGCTGCTGGGTAATGCCGAACTGGTCATTCAGGGAGTGTCGCTGGTGCCCGGCGAAGTGATCGAAGACCTGGTCTTCCTGGCGTTTTTCGATGCCGGATGGGTCAATGCATTTGGCACCGATACCTTCCGGAGTCGCGACATGCTAAGCGCCGCCGGCATTGGCCTGGGACTGGACGAAGGCCGAAGCATACGTCTGGAGCTGGCCTGGCCGCTTCGCGACCTGGGTCAGGGATACCGACCATCGCTCTGGTTCCGCATCAGTCCGGCCTTTTAAACAAGGAGGGGGCCAGGCGGCCCCCTCCTTTGCGCTCAATGCCTTCCGGTTGAACCAAAGCCGCCTGCGCCGCGCTCGGTTTCGTCCAGCGAAGCGCGTTCATCCCACGAAACCCGGGCATGGCGTGCCACCACCAGTTGGGCAATACGTTCACCGCGCCGGATCACAAAAGGCTCTGAGCCCAGGTTGATCAGCAACACCTTGACCTCGCCCCGGTAATCCGCATCAATCGTTCCCGGACTGTTCAGCACCGTGACGCCATGCCGGGCTGCCAGGCCACTGCGCGGCCGCACCTGGCCTTCGTAACCCGGAGGAAGGGCCAGCACCAGCCCGGTGGGAACCAGCGCCCAGCGTCCCGGCTCCAGCACCAGGGGCTCGTCTTCCGGAACCGCCGCCCGCAGATCCATCCCAGCGCTGTACGGAGTTGCGTATTCAGGCAGCGCCAGTCCTTCGGCATGCGGCAGTCGCTGAATCGGCACAACCAGCGCGTCGATCTCGGTAAGCGTCTTCGTTTCCATCAGGATACTGGTTTTGCTGCTTTTAATCTACCTGTCCCATCAAACGCCGCACCGCCGGGCTCACCAGGAGCGCAATCAGGCCAGCCGCTCCGGTAATCATCGCCACGCTCCGGAAAAGCTCCGCGGGCATCAGCGTCTCCAACTGACCGGCCACCAGCCCTGCAAACAGGTTCCCCAGCGCCGCTGCAATGAACCAGAAGCCCATCATCTGGCCTACCCGTCCGCGCGGCGCCAGCTTCGTAATCGACGACAGCCCAACAGGCGACAGGCACAGCTCGCCTACCGTATGTAGAAAATACGTTACCACCAGCCAGGCGGGCGAGACCGGATTTTCGGGCGTGGCGTGAGCCGCTCCCCAGGAAAGCACAAAAAAGCCCGCCGCCAGCCCCAGCAACCCCAGCGCAAACTTCACCGGAATGGAAGGATTTGCCCGGCGCTGCGCCAGCCAGGTCCACAGCCAGCCAAAAACTGGTGCAAAAATGATAATGAACAGGGGATTAATGTTCTGGAGCATGCTGGCCGGCATCTCCCAACCGCCGAACTGACGGTCCGTCAGATCGCGCGCAAACAGGTTCAGCGATGAGCCGGCCTGCTCAAAGCCCGACCAGAACAAGCCTGCCAGAATAACCAGCCACAGGATCACGACGAGCCGCCGCTTTTCCAGGGCTGTATGGCCGCCGAAGAAGAAAATATAGGCGAAAAACAACAGCGTGATAATGACCACGCCCACGCCCAGACTCTGAGCCAGCGTCTCCAGCGAAAGAGGAAACTGCCCGGTAGCCAGCAGATAGCCGCAGAAAACTACCAGGGCAGCGGCAATGCCGGCACCAGTGTAGAAGCGCTGGGCCCGCCGTGCCAGTACGGTTTCATCTTCACCTGGTGCTGGCCGAAAGAGACCGGCTTCGCCCAGATATTTCTCGCCGACTTTGTAGGAAATCAGGCCAGCCACCATGCCAATACCTGCCAGCGAAAAGCCCAGGTGCCAGTTGTAGCCTTCCCCCAGCAGGCCGCACAGCGTGGGTCCCAGCACAGCGCCAATATTGATCCCCATGTAAAAGATGGAAAAGCCGGCATCGCGCCGCGCACCGCCTTCTGGATACAGCTCTCCCACGATCGTGCTGACGTTGGGCTTAAGCAGACCGGTGCCGATTACGATGAGGGCCAGTCCTAGAAAAAACGTCAACTGCGTCGGAATGGCCATGGAGAAATGCCCCATGGCAATAATGACACCGCCTACGAAAATGGCTTTGCGCTGCCCCCAGAGCTTATCGGCCAACCAGCCGCCCGGCAGCGAAAGAACATAAACAAAGAACGTGTACAGACCATAGATGGCCGTAGCCGTGCCAATGTCGAACCCCAGTCCCGGGTTTGCCTCCGTAACCGCCGTGGTCATAAACAGCACCAGAAGCGCTCGCATGCCATAGTAGCTGAAGCGCTCCCAGAGCTCCGTAAAAAACAGGGTGGCCAGACCGCGGGGATGCCCGAAAAAGCTTGTATCATTTACAAGCGCCGAGGCGCTGGCCGCCATTCCTTCCGGTTTGTTTGACATAGTTGCAGTCCCTCCAATTGGTACAACATCCACCTATTGCGGCTAAGCTTAGTAAATCTCCTGAAAAAAAAGTAAGAGGCCGGTCCCGAACCCCCTGTGAAACCGGAGCGCGGCCGTTTTTTTAGAAGGTATTCGCTATGAATCGAACCGGCATCGCCGTATATTCGCGCGGTTGTATAGCTTGTCCGGGGACCATCACTTAGCGGAGGAAACTGCATGAGCAACCAGCACGGGCAGGAAGCCTTAGCACCCGGCCGCGACCTGCACGGCCCACGCACGCACACCTGCGGCGAACTGCGGCGCACCCATGTTGGCCAGGAAGTAATCCTCAAAGGATGGGTTGACACCCGGCGCGATCTGGGTGGCGTCATCTTTGTCGATCTGCGCGACCGGTACGGCCTGACGCAGCTTGTCTTCTCCCCGCAGGACAATGAGGCGGCGTACCGGTTGGCCGACCGCCTGCGCAGCGAATACGTCATCTCGGTACGGGGCGTGGTGCGCGAGCGTTCTCCGGAAACCATCAATCCCAGGCTGGCCACCGGTGAGGTTGAGGTGCGCGTCCATGATCTGATCATTCTGAACACAGCCGAACCGCTTCCCTTTCCGGTCTCCGCTCATGAGGAGAAACGCACGGCAACCAGCGAAGAGCTACGCCTGAAGTATCGCTACCTCGACCTGCGGCGACCGGAGCTGCAGCGCAACCTGCTACTCCGCCATCAGGTCTACCTGATCACGCGCCGCTACTTCGATGCGCATCAGTTCGTCGAAGTTGAAACCCCCGTGCTGACCAAATCAACCCCGGAAGGCGCCCGCGACTTTCTGGTACCCAGCCGTCTGCATCCCGGGAAATTTTACGCACTTCCGCAGTCGCCGCAGCTCTACAAGCAGATTCTCATGGTCGCAGGCCTGGACCGCTACTTTCAAATTGTCAAGTGCTTCCGTGACGAAGACCTGCGGGCCGACCGCCAGCCGGAGTTCACCCAGATCGATGTGGAAATGACCTTTCCTACCGAGGAGCAAATCTTTACGCTCATTGAGGGGCTCATGCAGGCCATCTGGCGGGAAACCCTGGGCGTTGACCTGTCCCTGCCGTTTCCTCGACTCTCCTATCAGGAGGCGCTGCGACGTTTTGGCTCCGACAAACCCGACACCCGCTTTGGGCTGGAACTGCAGGAGATCGGCGACGTCTTCCGCGGCTCCGGCTTCCGGGTGTTTGAGCACATCCTGGCCCAGGATGGCGAGATTGTCGCACTGGTTGTACCGGGCATGGGCGACCAGGGCCGCGGCTATATGGATCGCCTGGACAAAGAGGTCGTGCGCAAGCAGATCGGCGCCGGCGGGCTGGTCTATTTCAAGCTGCCCTCAGACGGCGGCCCCATCTACGCGTCGGTCAAAGAACACATTCTGGCGCCGGAGTTCGTTCAGCGTGCTGTTGCGCAACTGGGAGCCCGGGCTGGCGACCTGGTGCTCCTGCTGGCCGGTCCAAAACCGCAGGTTTACCTGCAAGCCGGCGCGTTGCGCCTGCACATGGCCCGGGAGCTGAACTTGATCCCTCCGGCCGGCCAGGCCCCCTGGCACTTTCTCTGGATTACGGATTTTCCGCTGCTGGAATGGGACGAGGAAGCCGGACGCTACTATGCCATGCACCACCCGTTCACCTCGCCCCACCCGGATGACCTGGAGCTGCTGGAAACCGATCCGGGACGCGTACGCGCCCGCGCCTATGACCTGGTGCTCAATGGCAACGAGATCGGAGGCGGCTCGATCCGTATTCACCGGCAGGACGTGCAACGTCGCATGTTCCGCGTGCTGGGCATTGACGCAGCCGAAGCCGAGCGGCGTTTTGGGTTCCTGCTGACCGCCTTCCGGTACGGCGCGCCTCCCCATGGAGGCATTGCGCTGGGACTGGATCGCATCGTCATGCTGCTGGCTGGTGCCGGATCGCTGCGCGACGTAATCGCGTTCCCGAAGACCCAGCGCGCCCAGGAGCTGATGTCGGATGCCCCCGATGAAGTCGCTCCGGAGCAGCTTGAGGAGCTCCACATTCGCGTTGTGCTGCCCGAAGCAGAAACGTCAGGCTCCTGACCGGACCGTTTGCAACGCGCCCCGTTACCTGGTGCAGAACCTGCTGATGCGCATATGCGCATTGTCTGCGCGCATCAAGGCGGTCCTGTCCTATGAGCCCCGCATTTGAGCGAATCGATCCCGGGCGCGGCAGGGCATGCCCTGCTTTGCCAGAAGTCCTTTTCCCCTTGAAGCGGGGCACATTCTTCCTCATATTGCCAGCCTGGGACAGAGCGCCAGCCGAGAGTTTTCTGCAAAACCTGCTTTGCAGAACATCATGTCCACCACCTACCGCCCTGCTTTCCTGGAGCTGTTTGCCCGGCGTTTTCATTGGGATGCCTGGGAGCAGATAATCCGGCAACAGGGCTGGACGATCGACCGTCCGTACCGAAGTCGGCATCCCCTCTTTCCAGAAGTCATCTACCCGATCGACTATGGGTACATAAACGGCACGTGCAGCAGCGACGGAGAGCCCATTGATCTGTTTGTGGGACAGGGCCGTCGTGGTCTGGTAGGGGCGCTTCTGACCATTGATCGACGGCGACATAAGCGCGAAGTAAAACTGCTGTACAATTGCACGGCCGAAGAGGTGTACCTGGTGAATGGGTTTATCAACTTCGACCGGCGGTTTCTGGAAGGCTTTCTGGTGCTCCGCTATCCTATGTCGTTGCTGTGGAGCGACTCTGGGTGAGCCGGGCGGCTACGAGCATCTGCAAACAGGCGCCGGACAAAGCTGGGCAGAGCAAACGCAGCCCGATGCAGCTCAACATTGTAGTAGCGCAGACGATTGGCGAAAGGCGCCAGGCGACGCGCAGCCTGCTCTGAATCGAAATCGTCTACGGGATGCAGCCGTTTGCTGGCCAGCATGAAGGACCAGAGTCCCATTGGATAGGTAGGAATATGGGCCAGATACATATGCACCTGAGAAAAAAGCCGTCCCAGCATGGCGTGGGCTGCCTGAATGGAAGCCTGAAACGTCTGATCGAACGGCGATTCACTCTGCGTAACCAGCATGCCGTCTTCGCGCAAGAGACGGGCACAGTCCCGGTAGAATGATTCGCCAAAAAGCCCTTCGGCAAACTTCACCGGGTCGGTAGAATCCACGATGATTAGATCGTACGTAGCAGGCGCTGCTTCTCGCACAAAGGCGGCCCCATCAGCCACGTGCAACCTGGCTCTTGGATCGTCAAAGGCCCGGCTGAGCTCCGGGAAACAGGTTCGAGCGGCCTCAATTACGACCTCATCAATTTCTACCAGATCTACCTGCTCGATTTCGGCATAGCGGAGCACTTCCCGTAGCGTGCCGCCGTCGCCCCCGCCCACGATGAGCACCCGCCTTGGATGGGGCAAAAGACACAGGGCCGGATGGCAGATCATTTCGTGATAGACAAATTCATCCCGCTCGGTGAGCATCACCAGCCCATCCAGCGTCAGCACCCGTCCAAAAGCGTCTGTCTGCAACACCTGCACCTGCTGGTAGGCACTCTGTCGGTTAAACAGAATGCGTTCAACGCCAAAGCTCAGTCCGGTTCGTCCCTGCCAGAACTCGGTGTACTGAAACTGATATTGTTTGGGTGCTGCCATGATTACGGTTGATTAAAACAGAAGCGGCGTGGTGCCTCTTCTCCCTGGAAGCTACACCACGCCGCGAGTACGGTTCATGGGATGCTGCGCGGACTCAGGCGGTTGCCGCCTCTTCAAGCACGGGTTTGTGGGGCACGCGCTCAGGAAAGAGCCCTCGTTTGAGCTCCATGCTGGAAACGTTCCGTGCCCGGAACTGCTCCTCCAGGTACTGCTGAATGATCCAGGGGTCAATGGTATCGCCGCATGTAAAAATATCAACCGCGGCATAGCCGTGCTCCGGCCAGGTGTGGATGGCTACATGCGACTCAGCAATAACCACGACGCCACTAACGCCGTGGGGACTGAAGGAGTGAAACGTGTCGGTAATGACAGTGGCACGGGATCGACGCGCGCCCTCAATCAAAATTTCCCGAATCAGGGCCTCGTTGTTGAGCACCTCTCGGTCGCAGTCATAGAACTCGACCAAGATCTGCCTTCCGAGTGCTTGCATCGGCTACCCTCCTTTTGGTTTGCACCCCCCGTCTGCCACAAACGGGGAAACATTGTATGGTGAACAATTAATGCCTCCTGACGGAGGCACCCCATACAACCGCAGTCCTGGCGAGCGAAGGGTAGGAGGACGCCGGAAGACGTTGGCCACGCTACAGACGCGTCCTCTTTAGCTTACGAACTCGCCAGCCGCTAGCGCATCACGAGCACGCCCTGCCTGAGCAGAACGCCTCGTGAAAAGACGCATTCAAAGAACGCGGGCGTTGCGGTTCAGGATCGTACCTGGTGGCAGCAGGCCCTTTCCTGAAGCAGGAACAACAGTAAAAACTAAGCAGCAGAACGATCTTTGTAAAACCCAGTCTTCCCCGACTTTATTTTTTCACAAACCCCCCGCGCCACTGGGCGGCCAATGAACGACCCCCCTATCACGGAGTTCCTTTTTGCTCCCCTTTAGCACCGCCCCACAAGGGGCCATTTAGCAATTTTTTACGATGCTGAACTCACAAATGATATGAAACGGCCGGAACCCTCTCGTCTGCTATGCGTTGCCCGCTTCAAACCGAAAGCAGGCGAAGTTACAGGCTCTCCTTTTCATCTGTTCGACTTAACCAGCTACCAGCCATGAAGCATCGGCCCACTCCAGTGTATCTGGCCTGGCAGCACGGCGGGCATTTCCAGACCACGGCCATGCTGCAGGTAGCGGGTCGATGTTGCTGTATGGGCTGATCGCCTCTCCACACTTCCGGTCTGTCTGATAATTCCCTTAGT comes from the Rhodothermus profundi genome and includes:
- the speD gene encoding adenosylmethionine decarboxylase; its protein translation is MQALGRQILVEFYDCDREVLNNEALIREILIEGARRSRATVITDTFHSFSPHGVSGVVVIAESHVAIHTWPEHGYAAVDIFTCGDTIDPWIIQQYLEEQFRARNVSSMELKRGLFPERVPHKPVLEEAATA
- the dut gene encoding dUTP diphosphatase, encoding METKTLTEIDALVVPIQRLPHAEGLALPEYATPYSAGMDLRAAVPEDEPLVLEPGRWALVPTGLVLALPPGYEGQVRPRSGLAARHGVTVLNSPGTIDADYRGEVKVLLINLGSEPFVIRRGERIAQLVVARHARVSWDERASLDETERGAGGFGSTGRH
- a CDS encoding peptide MFS transporter, translated to MSNKPEGMAASASALVNDTSFFGHPRGLATLFFTELWERFSYYGMRALLVLFMTTAVTEANPGLGFDIGTATAIYGLYTFFVYVLSLPGGWLADKLWGQRKAIFVGGVIIAMGHFSMAIPTQLTFFLGLALIVIGTGLLKPNVSTIVGELYPEGGARRDAGFSIFYMGINIGAVLGPTLCGLLGEGYNWHLGFSLAGIGMVAGLISYKVGEKYLGEAGLFRPAPGEDETVLARRAQRFYTGAGIAAALVVFCGYLLATGQFPLSLETLAQSLGVGVVIITLLFFAYIFFFGGHTALEKRRLVVILWLVILAGLFWSGFEQAGSSLNLFARDLTDRQFGGWEMPASMLQNINPLFIIIFAPVFGWLWTWLAQRRANPSIPVKFALGLLGLAAGFFVLSWGAAHATPENPVSPAWLVVTYFLHTVGELCLSPVGLSSITKLAPRGRVGQMMGFWFIAAALGNLFAGLVAGQLETLMPAELFRSVAMITGAAGLIALLVSPAVRRLMGQVD
- a CDS encoding DUF5686 family protein; its protein translation is MWLLVALALLLASPSDSTRRNEIVPGLHLSTSRCEALWELDCRRPRPLAAFAGDFPHRWPFRETALYRSLPGLRYNRVEGLVLGLGTEPLEWTEYDRVRLLGQLAYAFALRRWRYEVGAETVLNPARHEAFYLKLGGGYYRTTRTDDLWKTTPLENTLAAFFFGNDFYALYYETEGWQLYAVQRLTRYAQLGLGFRAEAHRALSQKTRWALFARQAADFNLPAREGRRHALVLTLDAGRILAYKDLPTGWALRLQAELGRHLGGELLYNRYVADGRLYLPMGHYSRLNLRVRGGWADATAPIQQQFFLGGIGSVRGYAQNAYVGTRMLLGNAELVIQGVSLVPGEVIEDLVFLAFFDAGWVNAFGTDTFRSRDMLSAAGIGLGLDEGRSIRLELAWPLRDLGQGYRPSLWFRISPAF
- a CDS encoding inorganic diphosphatase, which gives rise to MSTTYRPAFLELFARRFHWDAWEQIIRQQGWTIDRPYRSRHPLFPEVIYPIDYGYINGTCSSDGEPIDLFVGQGRRGLVGALLTIDRRRHKREVKLLYNCTAEEVYLVNGFINFDRRFLEGFLVLRYPMSLLWSDSG
- the speE gene encoding polyamine aminopropyltransferase; translated protein: MAAPKQYQFQYTEFWQGRTGLSFGVERILFNRQSAYQQVQVLQTDAFGRVLTLDGLVMLTERDEFVYHEMICHPALCLLPHPRRVLIVGGGDGGTLREVLRYAEIEQVDLVEIDEVVIEAARTCFPELSRAFDDPRARLHVADGAAFVREAAPATYDLIIVDSTDPVKFAEGLFGESFYRDCARLLREDGMLVTQSESPFDQTFQASIQAAHAMLGRLFSQVHMYLAHIPTYPMGLWSFMLASKRLHPVDDFDSEQAARRLAPFANRLRYYNVELHRAAFALPSFVRRLFADARSRPAHPESLHSNDIG
- the aspS gene encoding aspartate--tRNA ligase — its product is MSNQHGQEALAPGRDLHGPRTHTCGELRRTHVGQEVILKGWVDTRRDLGGVIFVDLRDRYGLTQLVFSPQDNEAAYRLADRLRSEYVISVRGVVRERSPETINPRLATGEVEVRVHDLIILNTAEPLPFPVSAHEEKRTATSEELRLKYRYLDLRRPELQRNLLLRHQVYLITRRYFDAHQFVEVETPVLTKSTPEGARDFLVPSRLHPGKFYALPQSPQLYKQILMVAGLDRYFQIVKCFRDEDLRADRQPEFTQIDVEMTFPTEEQIFTLIEGLMQAIWRETLGVDLSLPFPRLSYQEALRRFGSDKPDTRFGLELQEIGDVFRGSGFRVFEHILAQDGEIVALVVPGMGDQGRGYMDRLDKEVVRKQIGAGGLVYFKLPSDGGPIYASVKEHILAPEFVQRAVAQLGARAGDLVLLLAGPKPQVYLQAGALRLHMARELNLIPPAGQAPWHFLWITDFPLLEWDEEAGRYYAMHHPFTSPHPDDLELLETDPGRVRARAYDLVLNGNEIGGGSIRIHRQDVQRRMFRVLGIDAAEAERRFGFLLTAFRYGAPPHGGIALGLDRIVMLLAGAGSLRDVIAFPKTQRAQELMSDAPDEVAPEQLEELHIRVVLPEAETSGS